From Harpia harpyja isolate bHarHar1 chromosome 19, bHarHar1 primary haplotype, whole genome shotgun sequence, one genomic window encodes:
- the KCNA3 gene encoding potassium voltage-gated channel subfamily A member 3, producing the protein MDERRSLLYSPAASSASRHPRGGSTSSHHNLGYTEQLPPATPQPVPEQEEEEGEEGEEGSMTVVGGGGGGGDPLLEEPQHPHPLLGGDRYDHAPTPAAVPAGQPAGGGEHECCERVVINISGLRFETQLKTLAQFPETLLGDPRKRMRYFDPLRNEYFFDRNRPSFDAILYYYQSGGRIRRPVNVPIDIFSEEIRFYQLGEEAMEKFREDEGFIREEQRPLPDKEFQRQVWLLFEYPESSGPARGIAIVSVLVILISIVIFCLETLPEFRDDHDYEGTGGTFGTGGGPLPPDVFTNSSSSAASMVSSFTDPFFVVETLCIIWFSFELLVRFFACPSKATFSKNIMNIIDIVAIIPYFITLGTELAERQGNGQQAMSLAILRVIRLVRVFRIFKLSRHSKGLQILGQTLKASMRELGLLIFFLFIGVILFSSAVYFAEADDPSSGFSSIPDAFWWAVVTMTTVGYGDMHPITIGGKIVGSLCAIAGVLTIALPVPVIVSNFNYFYHRETEGEEQAQYMHVGSCQHLSSSEEMRKARSNSTLSKSEYMVIEEGGINHSAFKQAAFKTGNCTTTNNPNCVNIKKVFTDV; encoded by the coding sequence ATGGACGAGCGCCGGAGCTTGCTCTACTCTCCGGCTGCCTCCTCCGCCAGCCGGCATCCGAGGGGCGGCTCGACCAGCAGCCACCACAACCTGGGCTACACGGAGCAGctgccccccgccaccccccagcCGGTACCCGAGCAAGAAGAAGAAGAGGgtgaagaaggggaggaaggcagcatgACCGTGgtgggaggaggcggcggcggcggagacCCTTTGCTGGAAGAACCGCAGCATCCTCATCCTTTGCTCGGGGGGGACCGCTACGATCACGCCCCGACTCCGGCCGCCGTCCCTGCCGGCCAGCCCGCGGGTGGTGGGGAGCACGAGTGCTGTGAGCGGGTGGTGATCAACATCTCGGGGTTGCGGTTCGAGACCCAGCTGAAGACGCTGGCACAGTTCCCCGAGACGCTGCTGGGAGACCCACGTAAGAGGATGCGCTACTTCGACCCCCTCCGCAATGAGTATTTTTTCGACCGTAACCGGCCCAGCTTCGACGCCATCCTCTACTACTACCAGTCGGGTGGGCGCATCCGACGACCCGTCAATGTCCCCATCGATATCTTCTCCGAGGAGATCCGCTTCTACCAGCTAGGGGAGGAGGCCATGGAGAAATTTCGGGAGGACGAGGGTTTCATTCGGGAGGAGCAGCGGCCGCTTCCCGACAAGGAGTTCCAGCGCCAAGTGTGGCTCCTCTTCGAGTACCCCGAGAGCTCTGGGCCAGCCCGAGGCATTGCCATCGTCTCTGTCCTGGTCATCCTTATCTCTATCGTCATCTTCTGTCTGGAGACCCTGCCTGAATTCAGGGATGACCACGACTATGAGGGAACTGGGGGGACCTTTGGGACAGGCGGTGGCCCTCTCCCACCTGATGTCTTCACCAACTCCTCGTCCTCGGCTGCTTCCATGGTGTCATCCTTCACTGACCCTTTCTTTGTGGTGGAGACTTTGTGCATCATCTGGTTCTCCTTCGAGCTGCTGGTCCGCTTCTTTGCCTGCCCCAGCAAGGCCACCTTCTCCAAGAACATCATGAACATCATTGACATTGTGGCCATCATTCCTTACTTCATCACACTGGGCACCGAGCTGGCTGAGAGGCAAGGCAACGGCCAGCAAGCCATGTCCTTAGCCATCCTCAGAGTCATCCGGCTGGTCAGGGTCTTCCGTATCTTCAAGCTCTCCCGGCACTCCAAGGGCCTGCAGATCCTGGGGCAGACCCTCAAGGCCAGCATGCGGGAGCTGGGCTTgctcatcttcttcctcttcatcggCGTCATCCTCTTCTCCAGTGCTGTCTACTTTGCAGAAGCCGATGACCCCAGTTCAGGTTTCAGTAGCATCCCCGATGCCTTCTGGTGGGCAGTGGTGACCATGACCACAGTGGGCTACGGAGACATGCACCCCATCACCATTGGGGGCAAGATTGTGGGGTCTCTCTGTGCCATCGCGGGGGTGCTAACCATCGCTCTCCCCGTGCCTGTGATAGTCTCCAATTTCAACTACTTCTACCACCGGGAGACAGAGGGTGAGGAGCAAGCCCAATACATGCATGTCGGGAGCTGCCAGCACCTCTCGTCCAGCGAGGAGATGAGGAAGGCTCGCAGCAATtccaccctcagcaagtctgagTACATGGTGATCGAGGAAGGGGGAATCAACCACAGTGCATTCAAACAGGCTGCCTTTAAGACAGGCAACTGCAcaaccacaaacaatcccaactgtgTGAACATCAAAAAGGTCTTTAcggatgtttaa